From the genome of Phlebotomus papatasi isolate M1 chromosome 2, Ppap_2.1, whole genome shotgun sequence:
tttgacaatacttttacaatattttacaaaaaaaaaactttatagcgAATATAGGTAGGAAAAAATCTTGGTACTATCcttccaatattctttttttttatattttggcgaatttaattttttccacgattcaaatttcctataattaagtttaacaagatttaactagttataggattttaaaaattaagagaaaaatcTTTCGGGTTGTTTGTCAAAACATTCtcgataaaattcttttttttttcatattccaagatctaaaataaaatttttaagtattttttctttaaatattgttaaaaatgaCAATgtttataaccaatttattctaaaaaaaaaacacaataaattgtatgaaaaaataatcatttttactgaaatctACATTGCACTAGTTTTTCCACGGTACAATATCattggaaaaactcccagtAGTTTTTCTGCACTttgaaaattcctgaactacaAAATATAgcaataggggaagtgctcataattttggacagtctgcttataagcatcgaagttccaagtttgaagtgcgatattttctatactaattgacatttcttgttactctcttttcagaagggttgtttagaaacttagcaagctatttatcgtcttatttttattaaaattagttttaatacgtttaaaaatgaattgatatgtaaaggtgactttggctcttattttggacaacttgtttattaatttgtccaacttggctgtaaatttggacagctaatccgcctcaataggatgcccattgttcttcatttgatgaaccaatcttaccaagtcctcttcctgttcatgtaagggaaacgtagaatgtcacagaagcccggaaactttccatatcattaattaaagtgagttgacttcgatactccaagtacgtgcggattcgctcattccctgacctttccgggagacTTTCAAGgtttttctcgctacatctcgttcgtagagatcaTGCTCccttgtttctccaggcatttgtccaacctagtcatcacaaaagatgAAACTTCACGAaaattcgtgagaaaaacacctgtccaaaataaaagccatcacctcactggtgaatgtcttaaaaaatttcccatttttcacacgaaaaatctaattcacaaggcaaatctcacttcaggtcaaatgtacaaatcatcagtaacgtgaatcaacacaatattcaatgaatattcaataataacactcaaaaaaaaaaaaaacgaagaaacattgttagtactttaccacagctaaataagactgatgtAAAcaagaagttctgtcatatttctcgtaagcaattgctcacactgaattttcaacaaagcaattttaactcaaactatattcaaaatttaacgtatttagtgttaaaatcttccaaaaagaacaaatatttagatagaatgcattattcatcaaatattggaataaaaatccataattttaatcaatttatttatagtgtccaattttatcctcaaagcgtccaaaataagaaactggacaaaattatgagcctttcccctaatgtgaatcacattaaaattttaatgtgcaagtgtgataacgccgtaagacgtAGATCCGAAATTCTTATTATCTGCTTATAGCTCTCTCTTGATTCCATCACTGAGACTATACTAAaagtataatataataaaaaagtataaaagtGGCGCACATAATTCTTATTATGAGCCTTCTAAAGGCTTATTAAAGTCTTGGTTTTATAAGGTCAATATTTGACTTCTTGGGAATCCTCTTAATTTGCAATGCATCAGATTATCTTTTACACTTACTCAGTAGATTTTCTTTGAATTGCACGTGTATCTTACACGAGTCTTCCTGACCTTGATCAACTATTTTTGCATTATCTCAAGGTCGTTGTTTTTTGAATTGATGAACCCACCGCAATGCTTATCCAACAAAAAATGACGTAGCTTTAAAGGATTTTAACCTGCGCAGTGTCAAAAAGTGGGGTGGTAATTTTAAATCGCAGTTTCTCTCAAGAAGACACACACAAGAAACTGCAGTTTCTTGGACTGCAATTGCCGCTAGAAATTTTGGGTGTTTATTGATTATATTTTAATACGAGTTTTAGGGATAATGCGGTGTTTGTGGAAAAATGTCCGTTAGGGGTGTGAAAAATGGAACAGTTATTTGACTTTTTgaaatttctattgaatttcaagGGGATCAATGACGCTCCCGGTGGCGCAAAGACGCCTCCAGTGACCGGGTCAGAGGTCCGTGGTGGCCAGAcaagtgccccaagtagtgtAGCCAGTAGCATGAGTAGGAAGCCCAAGGCGTCCTCCTTCCAAATCACCTCAGTGACATTGGGTACGCGAACGAGTGCAGACAATGGGGAAGACAGTGCCGATGATCTGGATGAGTCTCATAGTCATACCGATGACAATAGTCGCGTGACGGATCATGGCAATGAGACACCCAGCTTTTCCGAGGACACAAGTTTCTCCAAGGAGGATGTATACTACTCGTCAAATGCTCTCGGGACGGCTCCGGTGATCCCAACAAGTTCCCAATATGGCCTGGCCATTGTATCACCCGAACTCAATGGTACGGCCACACTGACGGATGTTCATGTGAGTTTAACGGATGCTGGCATCAATATTGTGGGCAATGCCAAGCAGAATTGCGATGTGGACATTAAGGATGTCCATCAGAGGAATGAGAGGTTCAAAGTGGTGAAAATTGAGAGTACGGAGCCATTTAAACGGGGTAGATGGATGTGTATGGATTATCTGGATCATACGACGCTGCAGCAGGCAAATGCTGGATCTGAGGGGGCTCTCGATGGGACAGATGAGGGAGTGGCTAAAGTCAATAACATTCTTCCTGGACAAACTGCTCCGGCAGTTTTTTACAATTCAACTGTAGTGGCATCCCAAGCAGCCCCAACGGAAACCACAACAACAACAACGGTGCCAGAAGTGACCACTCTGCCGGCTGTGAATGCCACAACAAATACATCTGCAGCCTATACGGCTCAGAGTATGCCATCGCATCAGATTCAAGAGGCCATTTCGGCGGCCACAAAACGACCACCGAAAGTGTCATCGCGCCATCAGGGACAAACGCAACCAGCTCAGTACTATCAGCAGGCTCTCAAGAGACACAGCAGTACCCAGGAATATACCCAGGGTGCAACACTTCCGGCCCATCTGCTCAATTTCCGCGATACAGCTGGACTGGAAGCGAGTCTGGCCAGTCTGAGCAGTGGTCATCCCATTGAGCAGCATCACAATAAATCACCCAAGAGACAGGTAGCTCAGACACCCGAAGATGCCGCCGTAATCCCATCTAGTCAGCCAGAGGTGGATAGCAGTAGCAGAGTCAAGGAGCCGGAAGAGGTGGTGACACCATGTGACCGTGTGACAGTAGCACCGACAGCAGCGACAGCAACAACGGCTCCA
Proteins encoded in this window:
- the LOC129804760 gene encoding protein bunched, class 2/F/G isoform, which codes for MLKMADTATSPSAKQQKQKVLPDAAKVDRRGLNMKGINDAPGGAKTPPVTGSEVRGGQTSAPSSVASSMSRKPKASSFQITSVTLGTRTSADNGEDSADDLDESHSHTDDNSRVTDHGNETPSFSEDTSFSKEDVYYSSNALGTAPVIPTSSQYGLAIVSPELNGTATLTDVHVSLTDAGINIVGNAKQNCDVDIKDVHQRNERFKVVKIESTEPFKRGRWMCMDYLDHTTLQQANAGSEGALDGTDEGVAKVNNILPGQTAPAVFYNSTVVASQAAPTETTTTTTVPEVTTLPAVNATTNTSAAYTAQSMPSHQIQEAISAATKRPPKVSSRHQGQTQPAQYYQQALKRHSSTQEYTQGATLPAHLLNFRDTAGLEASLASLSSGHPIEQHHNKSPKRQVAQTPEDAAVIPSSQPEVDSSSRVKEPEEVVTPCDRVTVAPTAATATTAPEAVDSNCVSTSSGVNSPTVSVVSQPDATPDATTEVDMTPEQQQQHLGATPGSTDENAPTDDSENASGTSAVAIDNKIEQAMDLVKSHLMFAVREEVEVLKEKIAELMDRINQLEVENTILKANATQETLSQLSATLAQGKVQSSNTGNGSVS